In Actinomycetes bacterium, one DNA window encodes the following:
- a CDS encoding cation-translocating P-type ATPase, protein MADTATESAVETAWYSQATDQVLEALGTSASEGLSSQQAESGLSQYGPNEIISEPPPSVWAVALIQFKDSMNLMLVAVAIVSVLIGEFGTGILVGLLVVVNVIMGTQQEMKARASVDALANMQIPQARVVRDGSLREIPATQLVPGDIVNIEAGDLVPADGRLLRSASLETQEAALTGESAPISKNPATLESDDVALGDRTNMVFQNTSVTRGTGAMVITETGMSTQMGRIAAMLSAVPPSKSPLQRELDTLTKVLGGIAWAAVALIVILGLVRGETLQSVMLLGVAMAISAIPTGLPTFVQAMLSYGAKQLAAAQAVVKNLTDVETLGATSAINSDKTGTLTKNEMMVRKLYYRGNWYGVQGDGYAKTGAIEHVAGEPEPDFTNLAYGLALDSDATVSDDGVVVGDPTEAALVVLAAKIGVDAEETRRAYPRFAEVPFDSAYKFMATYHHLPSPDGERCLELVKGGPDVVLARCSKVLNADGSTTPLAEVHDQVMDANRTMSEKGLRVLAFAVRDVAGQEDAVKNDPMSFVEDLTFVGMVGIIDPLRPSAIEAVRVAHEAGIEVRMITGDHAITASAIGAELGLGPGAISGAEIQEMSDDELRAALPNLHVFGRVTPQDKLRLARLMQEDGDIVAMTGDAVNDAAALKQADIGVAMGSGSEVTKQAGKMILTDDNFGTLVTAIRLGRSIYDKIVSYVRYQMSQLLSLVLLFLTASIFNINAGVALTPLMVLFLNFFISIFPVIVIMRDPPNDGLMSKPPRDPNLTISNPRAITQWVGYGGTLFLVALIALLFGPGEASPDQPSTPVTMAFVVMALGTILSGLAMRRDPGSGLAEPILPALRVLAIPTLIVVVAVEWTFMQQILTTTSLTGGEWLVCVLLALVVPIVVEISKLIRRNKAKQTEAAVALDSEAVVVPERARTGAH, encoded by the coding sequence ATGGCTGATACGGCTACAGAATCCGCAGTTGAAACCGCCTGGTACTCACAAGCCACGGATCAGGTGCTCGAAGCACTTGGTACCAGTGCCTCCGAGGGATTGAGCAGTCAGCAGGCGGAATCAGGTCTGTCACAGTACGGCCCCAACGAGATCATCAGCGAACCGCCGCCGTCGGTGTGGGCGGTCGCCTTGATTCAATTCAAAGACTCCATGAACCTGATGTTGGTTGCCGTCGCGATCGTCAGCGTGCTGATCGGCGAGTTCGGCACTGGCATCTTGGTCGGACTGCTGGTGGTGGTCAACGTCATCATGGGCACCCAGCAGGAGATGAAAGCTCGCGCCAGCGTGGATGCGCTCGCCAACATGCAGATTCCCCAGGCCCGAGTCGTGCGCGACGGATCGCTGCGCGAGATACCCGCTACTCAGTTGGTTCCGGGCGACATCGTCAATATTGAGGCAGGAGATCTAGTTCCGGCTGACGGTCGACTTTTACGCTCTGCCTCGTTGGAAACTCAGGAAGCCGCGCTCACCGGCGAGAGCGCCCCGATCAGTAAGAACCCCGCCACGCTCGAATCTGACGACGTCGCGCTGGGTGACCGCACGAATATGGTTTTCCAGAACACGTCGGTGACCCGAGGAACCGGCGCCATGGTCATTACCGAGACCGGCATGTCCACCCAAATGGGCCGGATCGCGGCGATGCTGTCGGCAGTCCCGCCGAGCAAGTCGCCACTACAGCGGGAACTAGACACCCTGACCAAGGTGCTGGGTGGCATCGCCTGGGCCGCGGTAGCCCTTATCGTCATCCTCGGGCTGGTCCGCGGCGAGACATTGCAGTCAGTGATGTTGCTCGGTGTGGCCATGGCGATCTCAGCCATCCCCACCGGCCTACCCACCTTCGTGCAAGCCATGCTGTCCTACGGCGCCAAGCAACTCGCCGCTGCGCAGGCAGTGGTCAAGAACCTCACCGATGTCGAGACACTAGGCGCTACCAGTGCCATTAATTCCGACAAGACCGGCACGCTCACCAAGAACGAGATGATGGTGCGCAAGCTGTACTACCGGGGGAACTGGTACGGCGTGCAAGGTGATGGCTACGCCAAGACCGGTGCCATCGAGCACGTGGCTGGTGAGCCGGAACCGGACTTCACCAACTTGGCCTACGGTCTAGCGTTGGACAGCGATGCCACGGTGTCGGACGACGGTGTCGTGGTCGGCGACCCCACCGAGGCGGCTCTCGTTGTACTGGCAGCAAAGATCGGTGTGGACGCCGAAGAAACTCGGCGTGCCTACCCCCGGTTCGCGGAAGTTCCGTTCGACTCCGCCTACAAGTTCATGGCGACCTACCACCACCTACCTTCCCCCGACGGGGAGCGTTGCCTGGAACTGGTCAAGGGTGGCCCGGACGTGGTGTTGGCGCGTTGCTCGAAGGTGCTCAACGCAGATGGGAGCACCACACCACTGGCCGAGGTCCACGACCAGGTAATGGACGCTAACCGCACCATGTCCGAGAAGGGGCTGCGCGTTTTGGCTTTCGCGGTCCGTGACGTAGCTGGTCAAGAGGACGCGGTGAAGAATGATCCGATGTCCTTCGTCGAGGACCTCACCTTCGTCGGCATGGTGGGCATCATCGATCCGCTCCGCCCCTCGGCTATTGAGGCGGTGCGAGTCGCCCACGAAGCCGGTATCGAGGTACGCATGATCACTGGTGATCACGCCATCACCGCGTCGGCCATCGGTGCCGAACTGGGCCTGGGGCCTGGTGCGATCTCCGGTGCGGAAATCCAGGAAATGTCTGACGACGAACTGCGAGCAGCGCTACCCAATCTGCACGTGTTCGGTCGGGTAACACCGCAGGATAAGTTGCGGCTAGCTCGCTTGATGCAAGAAGACGGCGACATTGTGGCCATGACTGGCGATGCGGTCAACGACGCAGCCGCGCTCAAGCAGGCGGACATCGGCGTGGCGATGGGTTCTGGCAGTGAGGTCACCAAACAGGCCGGCAAGATGATCCTCACCGATGACAACTTCGGCACACTGGTGACGGCTATCCGGCTCGGCCGCAGTATCTACGACAAGATCGTGTCGTACGTCCGCTACCAGATGAGTCAGTTGCTGTCGTTGGTGCTGCTGTTCTTGACCGCGAGTATCTTCAATATCAATGCCGGGGTTGCGTTGACCCCGTTGATGGTGCTGTTCCTGAACTTCTTCATCTCGATTTTCCCGGTCATCGTCATCATGCGGGATCCACCCAACGATGGGCTGATGTCGAAGCCACCTCGTGACCCGAATCTGACCATTTCCAATCCCCGTGCGATCACCCAATGGGTGGGCTACGGCGGCACCCTGTTCCTCGTCGCGTTGATCGCTTTGCTCTTTGGGCCGGGGGAGGCTAGCCCCGATCAGCCCAGCACCCCAGTAACCATGGCCTTCGTCGTGATGGCACTGGGCACAATCTTGAGTGGTCTGGCGATGCGACGTGATCCCGGGTCCGGTTTGGCTGAACCGATCCTGCCAGCGCTGCGGGTCCTCGCCATTCCCACGCTGATCGTCGTCGTTGCGGTGGAGTGGACCTTCATGCAGCAGATTCTGACTACGACATCGTTGACTG
- a CDS encoding FAD-dependent oxidoreductase — MAAIHREVVIVGGGFGGYYAAHELTSHDIPVSLIDTNGKQTFQPLLYQAATGLIDPDTLDFSFARMDKVTAIADRVVAVDLANREVTTADGEQVSADHLVLATGATVNFYGIPGAAEHSYPLYTGAHARAIKARLQELGPTVAGPIQIVVVGAGATGVEISGALTDVVTKVLPRTFPELDSRSINLHLVDRGEVPLPAMAAESQQFAAEEMSEAGVQLHLGHAVSEITESEVRFDDGSSLPSHLTIWAGGLSVSGPAMDPEPERGHGGRYQVDESLRLPGFENVFCVGDAAISAEQPLPQLGSVAKQQGTHVGRAIRRQRKGDDPGTFRYRDMGDMAMVRHNAAVVEMGKQHHVVTGTPAFFMWLGLHAYLLPGERHRVEAVRDWMHTLRTGKSNYLGS; from the coding sequence ATGGCTGCCATTCACCGAGAAGTTGTCATAGTTGGTGGCGGGTTTGGCGGCTACTACGCAGCTCACGAACTCACCAGCCACGATATTCCGGTCTCGTTGATCGATACCAACGGCAAGCAGACCTTTCAGCCGCTGCTATATCAGGCTGCTACCGGTCTTATCGATCCGGACACGCTAGATTTCAGTTTCGCTCGGATGGACAAGGTCACCGCCATTGCCGATCGAGTCGTCGCGGTGGACCTGGCGAACCGCGAAGTCACCACGGCGGATGGCGAGCAGGTAAGTGCTGATCACCTGGTGCTAGCCACCGGCGCGACGGTGAACTTCTACGGAATCCCCGGTGCTGCCGAGCACAGCTACCCGCTCTACACCGGCGCGCATGCCCGCGCGATCAAGGCCCGGCTACAGGAGTTGGGCCCCACCGTTGCTGGGCCGATTCAGATCGTGGTTGTGGGAGCGGGTGCGACCGGAGTAGAGATCAGTGGCGCCCTTACCGATGTGGTGACCAAAGTCCTGCCGCGCACTTTTCCGGAGCTGGACTCGCGCTCCATTAATCTACATTTGGTTGACCGGGGTGAGGTTCCGCTGCCGGCTATGGCGGCAGAGAGTCAACAGTTCGCTGCCGAGGAAATGTCGGAGGCTGGAGTGCAGTTGCACCTCGGGCATGCAGTCTCGGAAATCACCGAGTCGGAAGTCCGGTTCGACGATGGCTCGTCGCTGCCCTCACATCTCACCATTTGGGCGGGTGGGCTATCCGTGTCCGGACCTGCAATGGACCCAGAACCGGAGCGGGGTCATGGCGGCCGCTACCAGGTGGACGAATCGTTGCGGTTGCCCGGATTCGAAAACGTATTTTGTGTCGGAGATGCCGCTATTTCTGCCGAACAGCCGCTGCCACAACTTGGCTCGGTAGCTAAGCAGCAGGGAACTCACGTCGGTAGGGCAATTAGGAGGCAGCGAAAGGGTGACGACCCGGGCACGTTCCGCTATCGGGACATGGGGGACATGGCCATGGTCCGCCACAACGCGGCGGTAGTGGAGATGGGCAAGCAGCATCATGTCGTGACTGGAACTCCTGCCTTCTTCATGTGGCTGGGTTTGCACGCCTACTTGTTGCCGGGAGAACGTCATCGGGTCGAGGCGGTCCGCGATTGGATGCACACGCTGCGCACCGGCAAGTCGAACTATCTGGGCTCGTAG
- a CDS encoding MFS transporter yields MSRPMSDHKPASGRDGRFLGYLILSAVSSLGATAVYLATAVLAATAAGDDLGEKARITSLVFSLNLVLRSLAIPYATRIARKIGTVRTICLVKIGSVSVTFIAGILLTIDEAGGSILPVLLGYGGLVGLLSGIKKPLNPPLLECYSGLSLDDATAQNRMFYGAASAVGALAGGFAIDEFGAEPLYFVGAVLAIPAVIFLALLPPRTTLPRPKTVVHPWRDMVNCLRSSRPLRSAVWLGLASAILLGPLITMIVPILNQLGHNDAKKAGLVLTIVAAGQVLTPFVVRRLQRGRASLVAATRAVQITSVALLLLSGLVFIGASDRFYLLVVCLFIFGAVFFSVSSFLYVSATRGVSGEEENEYLATYMLVTGLGAPVGTLIWGHALGSVSLEIFFLAVSIAAAIIVPGLLRRALRRANANKQADLQAAQAESRSDSR; encoded by the coding sequence ATGAGTCGGCCGATGTCCGATCACAAGCCCGCTTCAGGGCGCGACGGGCGATTCCTTGGGTACCTGATCTTGTCAGCGGTGAGCTCCTTGGGTGCGACCGCGGTCTACCTCGCCACGGCTGTCCTCGCGGCTACGGCGGCCGGTGATGATCTTGGCGAGAAGGCCCGGATCACATCGCTGGTCTTTTCGTTGAACCTGGTGCTCCGGTCGCTCGCGATCCCCTACGCAACCCGGATTGCCCGCAAGATCGGGACAGTAAGAACTATCTGTCTGGTCAAGATCGGCTCGGTGTCGGTCACCTTCATCGCGGGAATCTTGCTCACCATCGACGAAGCCGGTGGTTCGATCCTTCCGGTGCTCCTCGGCTACGGCGGTTTGGTTGGTCTGCTGAGTGGCATCAAGAAGCCGCTCAATCCGCCGCTGTTGGAGTGCTACTCGGGTTTGTCGTTGGACGATGCAACCGCGCAAAACCGGATGTTCTATGGCGCGGCTTCTGCCGTCGGTGCCTTGGCTGGCGGCTTTGCGATCGATGAATTTGGTGCGGAACCGTTGTACTTCGTAGGCGCGGTTCTCGCGATTCCAGCCGTGATTTTCCTGGCCCTGCTGCCCCCAAGAACGACGCTACCGCGCCCCAAGACGGTGGTTCACCCCTGGCGTGACATGGTGAATTGCCTACGCTCCTCGCGACCGCTGCGCTCTGCGGTGTGGCTGGGGTTGGCCTCTGCGATCCTGTTAGGCCCACTGATCACCATGATCGTTCCGATCTTGAACCAGTTGGGGCACAACGATGCCAAGAAGGCTGGCCTTGTCCTCACGATTGTGGCCGCCGGACAGGTGCTCACCCCGTTTGTAGTTCGTAGATTGCAACGCGGCCGGGCCTCGCTGGTGGCAGCAACCCGTGCAGTCCAGATCACCAGTGTGGCCTTGCTGTTGTTGAGCGGACTCGTTTTCATTGGCGCTTCCGACCGGTTCTACCTGCTGGTCGTTTGCCTGTTCATTTTCGGTGCGGTGTTCTTCAGCGTGTCCTCATTCTTGTATGTCTCTGCAACACGTGGGGTCTCCGGCGAAGAGGAGAATGAGTATCTGGCTACCTACATGTTGGTTACCGGTCTAGGCGCTCCGGTCGGCACCCTCATCTGGGGGCACGCGCTGGGCTCGGTATCGCTAGAGATTTTCTTCCTCGCGGTCAGTATTGCCGCTGCAATTATCGTGCCGGGTTTGCTGCGCCGAGCATTGCGACGAGCGAATGCCAACAAACAAGCGGATCTACAGGCTGCTCAGGCTGAGAGTAGGTCTGACTCGCGTTAG
- a CDS encoding heme o synthase, giving the protein MQANPAADATAANVESSGSVPAESAQPANSAGKSRWRIFNDYLALTKPRIIELLLVTTVPAMLLAADGWPPFGVAIGTLVGGALAAGGANTFNSYLDRDIDALMHRTENRPLVSGAVPPRHALILGWTLAVLAVIILAATSNLVAAALGAAAIGMYVLGYTLLLKRRTPQNIVWGGAAGCMPVLIGWSAVTGGLAWSPVVLFMIVFFWTPPHYWPLSMRYREDYAAAEVPMLPVVSEDTTVMVRIMRYSWLMVGCSLLLIPVAGMGWLYSVAAVLLGAGFLWQVYVLRGQVRAGVPRPMRLFHGSITYLSLLFLAVGVDPFVG; this is encoded by the coding sequence GTGCAGGCGAATCCCGCTGCGGACGCAACCGCGGCCAATGTTGAATCTTCGGGGTCGGTTCCCGCCGAGTCTGCTCAGCCTGCTAACTCGGCCGGCAAATCTCGGTGGCGAATCTTCAATGATTATCTTGCCCTAACCAAGCCACGGATTATTGAGTTGCTGTTGGTGACGACCGTGCCAGCCATGCTGTTGGCTGCTGATGGCTGGCCGCCGTTTGGGGTAGCAATCGGAACTTTGGTAGGTGGTGCACTCGCTGCTGGTGGCGCCAACACCTTCAACTCGTACCTGGATCGTGACATTGATGCGCTCATGCATCGCACCGAAAACCGTCCCTTGGTCTCGGGTGCGGTACCACCCCGTCACGCGCTGATTCTCGGTTGGACGCTGGCGGTGCTGGCGGTAATCATTCTGGCGGCAACCAGCAATCTAGTCGCCGCTGCGCTGGGTGCCGCTGCCATCGGGATGTACGTTCTCGGCTACACGTTGCTGCTGAAACGGCGCACGCCGCAGAATATCGTCTGGGGCGGTGCCGCCGGCTGCATGCCAGTGCTGATTGGTTGGTCAGCCGTTACCGGCGGGCTCGCCTGGTCACCAGTCGTGCTGTTCATGATCGTCTTTTTCTGGACCCCCCCGCACTATTGGCCGCTCTCGATGCGATACCGCGAGGACTATGCCGCGGCTGAGGTGCCGATGCTGCCGGTCGTCAGCGAGGACACCACGGTCATGGTCCGCATCATGCGCTACTCCTGGCTGATGGTCGGATGTTCGCTGCTGTTGATACCAGTGGCGGGAATGGGATGGTTGTACTCGGTAGCGGCAGTGTTACTCGGGGCTGGCTTTCTCTGGCAGGTATACGTATTGCGGGGTCAAGTTCGTGCCGGGGTCCCGCGACCCATGCGGCTATTCCACGGCTCGATTACCTACCTGTCGCTGCTTTTTTTGGCGGTTGGTGTCGACCCCTTCGTCGGTTAG
- the tkt gene encoding transketolase has protein sequence MNNDLNWSELDDRVVATARLLAADAVQKTGNGHPGTAMSLAPAAYLLFQQYLRHDPNDAKWLGRDRFVLSAGHSSLTLYIQLFLSGYGLELSDLESFRTWGSLTPGHPEYGHTVGVETTTGPLGQGLATGVGMAMAQRYERGLFDPGAAPGTSPFDYHVYVIAGDGCMEEGITSEASSLAGTQELGNLTVIWDDNHISIEDDTAIAFGEHTVDRYRAYGWHIEEVALSSDGSVDVPGVARALAAARAETSRPTFIRLRSVIGWPAPTKQNTYKAHGAALGADEVAATKEILGFDPNKSFEVADEVLAHAREVKDRGAALHAEWQQNFDAWCNANPDRAALLDRIQSGVLPDIPLPDFEAGSSIATRKASSQVIQAIAGVLPEFVGGSADLAESNLTTIEGGGSFLPANVEVKPDSPFAGPHSPYGRILHFGVREFAMGAAINGMALTGLCKPFGGTFLVFSDYMRGAVRLAALMKSPSTFVWTHDSVGLGEDGPTHQPIEHLWSLRLIPDFNVIRPADATETAVAWRTILERGEPAGIALTRQGVPTIDRSTHPSADLVAKGGYVLSDPEGDPDVLLLATGSEVSLAMTAADSLASEGVAARVVSLPCLEWFDSQDMDYRESVLPGGVRARVSVEAGVTAGWWKYLGSAGRAIGIDHFGASADGALLYEKFGITAEAVVAAAKESIADAASL, from the coding sequence GTGAATAACGACCTCAACTGGTCCGAACTAGACGATCGCGTGGTAGCCACCGCCCGACTGTTGGCCGCAGATGCCGTGCAGAAGACCGGCAACGGGCACCCCGGCACCGCCATGAGTCTGGCCCCCGCTGCCTACCTGCTGTTCCAGCAGTACCTCCGCCACGATCCCAATGATGCCAAGTGGCTAGGGCGAGACCGATTTGTACTATCAGCAGGTCACTCCTCGTTGACGCTGTACATTCAACTGTTTCTCTCCGGCTACGGCTTGGAGTTGTCCGATCTGGAATCGTTCCGCACCTGGGGCAGCCTGACTCCCGGCCATCCGGAGTACGGCCACACTGTCGGCGTGGAGACGACCACCGGACCACTGGGACAAGGGCTCGCCACCGGTGTTGGCATGGCGATGGCACAGCGCTATGAGCGTGGGCTTTTCGACCCGGGCGCCGCTCCCGGCACGAGCCCCTTCGACTACCACGTGTATGTCATTGCGGGTGATGGTTGCATGGAGGAGGGCATCACTTCGGAGGCCTCCTCACTGGCAGGGACCCAAGAACTGGGTAACTTGACCGTCATTTGGGACGACAACCACATCAGCATTGAGGACGACACTGCAATCGCCTTCGGTGAGCACACCGTGGATCGCTACCGCGCCTACGGCTGGCATATCGAAGAGGTGGCGCTCAGCTCCGACGGCTCGGTGGATGTTCCGGGCGTGGCGCGAGCGCTCGCCGCTGCCCGTGCCGAAACCTCCCGGCCTACCTTTATCCGGCTGCGCAGCGTGATTGGCTGGCCCGCTCCCACCAAGCAAAACACCTACAAAGCGCACGGCGCTGCCCTGGGAGCCGATGAGGTGGCCGCGACCAAGGAAATCCTGGGATTTGATCCCAACAAATCTTTCGAGGTGGCTGACGAAGTGCTGGCGCATGCCCGGGAGGTGAAAGATCGCGGGGCCGCACTACATGCCGAGTGGCAGCAGAACTTCGACGCTTGGTGCAACGCCAATCCGGACCGGGCCGCATTACTCGATCGGATTCAGTCGGGTGTCCTTCCTGACATCCCGCTACCGGATTTCGAAGCCGGTAGCTCCATCGCCACTCGGAAAGCTTCCAGCCAGGTCATCCAGGCAATAGCGGGCGTGCTGCCGGAGTTCGTCGGTGGCTCCGCCGACCTTGCGGAGAGCAATCTCACCACGATCGAGGGTGGCGGGTCATTCCTACCCGCCAACGTAGAGGTCAAGCCAGACTCACCGTTCGCTGGACCACACTCCCCCTACGGCCGAATCCTCCACTTTGGGGTCCGAGAGTTTGCGATGGGTGCGGCCATTAACGGCATGGCGCTAACCGGACTATGCAAGCCATTCGGCGGCACCTTTCTCGTCTTCAGCGACTACATGCGCGGCGCGGTTCGCCTTGCAGCGCTCATGAAGAGCCCGTCAACTTTCGTGTGGACCCACGACAGCGTTGGTCTCGGTGAGGACGGTCCCACCCATCAGCCGATCGAGCACCTCTGGTCGCTGCGGTTGATTCCCGACTTCAACGTCATTCGACCTGCTGATGCCACCGAAACCGCTGTGGCTTGGCGGACAATTCTGGAACGCGGCGAACCCGCTGGGATCGCGCTCACCCGCCAGGGCGTCCCCACGATCGATCGCAGCACTCATCCGTCGGCAGATCTGGTAGCCAAGGGCGGCTACGTCCTGTCTGACCCGGAAGGTGATCCGGACGTTTTGCTGTTGGCGACCGGCTCCGAAGTCAGTCTGGCGATGACCGCCGCCGACTCGCTGGCCAGCGAAGGCGTGGCAGCCCGAGTCGTTTCGTTGCCTTGCCTGGAATGGTTCGACAGCCAAGACATGGACTACCGCGAATCGGTGCTGCCTGGTGGCGTACGCGCCCGAGTGTCCGTGGAGGCAGGCGTTACCGCTGGTTGGTGGAAATACCTGGGCAGCGCGGGTCGCGCAATCGGGATCGATCACTTCGGTGCCTCCGCCGACGGTGCGCTGTTGTACGAGAAATTCGGCATTACGGCGGAGGCCGTCGTAGCAGCGGCTAAAGAATCCATCGCTGACGCGGCGTCCTTGTAG
- the tal gene encoding transaldolase gives MSDRLKSLANAGVSIWLDDLDRDRLRSGELATMIDTDSISGVTTNPAIFNNAITGGASSYESQLQDLATRGVSVGEAVRAITTRDVRDACDVMRPVYDSTRGIDGRVSIEVDPRFATKTAQTIAAARALHWMVDRPNVLIKIPGTVEGLPAITQALSEGIDVNVTLIFSPKAYIGVMDAWLSGLEQAADNGHDLSTLHSVASFFVSRVDSEVDNRIDGIGTPEAEELRGKAGIANARLAYAEFEQVMASDRWQALAAKGALPQRPLWASTGVKDTRYDDTRYVMDLVTADVVNTMPEKTMQAVADHGEVKGDTIKPNIEDARQVFADIAAVGIDMDDVFKVLEDEGVEKFVVAWENLLDNLQQALNQRGDTTAS, from the coding sequence ATGTCGGATCGATTGAAATCACTCGCAAATGCTGGGGTGTCTATTTGGCTGGATGATCTAGACCGGGATCGACTACGTTCCGGTGAACTGGCAACAATGATCGACACTGACAGCATTTCCGGGGTGACAACCAACCCAGCAATCTTCAATAACGCCATCACCGGTGGGGCCAGTTCGTATGAGAGCCAACTCCAAGACTTGGCTACTCGCGGTGTCAGCGTCGGCGAGGCAGTACGGGCGATCACCACGCGAGATGTTCGCGATGCTTGTGACGTCATGCGGCCGGTCTACGACAGCACTCGCGGGATCGACGGTCGAGTCTCGATCGAAGTAGATCCTCGGTTTGCCACCAAGACCGCCCAAACCATCGCAGCAGCCCGAGCGCTGCATTGGATGGTCGATCGCCCCAACGTGTTGATCAAGATTCCTGGCACGGTGGAAGGACTACCGGCCATCACTCAAGCGCTAAGCGAGGGAATCGACGTTAACGTCACGCTCATTTTCAGTCCCAAGGCATACATCGGAGTCATGGACGCCTGGCTCAGTGGCTTGGAACAGGCGGCTGATAACGGTCACGACCTGAGCACCCTCCATTCAGTCGCCTCGTTCTTCGTCAGCAGGGTCGATTCCGAAGTAGACAACCGCATCGACGGTATTGGCACCCCCGAAGCCGAAGAACTCCGTGGTAAGGCGGGCATCGCTAATGCACGACTGGCCTATGCGGAGTTCGAGCAAGTGATGGCTTCGGACCGCTGGCAGGCGCTCGCCGCTAAGGGAGCACTGCCACAGCGGCCACTGTGGGCCTCAACCGGGGTGAAGGACACCCGTTACGACGACACCCGCTACGTGATGGACCTTGTCACAGCGGACGTGGTGAACACCATGCCGGAAAAGACCATGCAGGCCGTCGCCGATCATGGCGAGGTCAAGGGCGACACCATCAAGCCGAACATCGAAGATGCTCGGCAAGTATTCGCCGACATCGCCGCAGTGGGTATCGACATGGACGACGTCTTCAAGGTGCTCGAAGACGAAGGAGTCGAGAAGTTCGTCGTGGCTTGGGAAAACCTACTCGACAACCTGCAGCAGGCACTCAATCAGCGGGGAGACACAACAGCATCATGA
- the zwf gene encoding glucose-6-phosphate dehydrogenase, with the protein MTMTHHNPLRDRRDLRLPRVAGPSGMVIFGVTGDLARKKVMPAIYDLANRGLLPPNFALVGFARRDYENQDFAQIVHDAVREHSRTEFREEVWAQLSEGIRYVAGDLGDPKAFQELARVLGELDQNRGTGGNHAYYFSIPPRFFPVVTEQLQAAGLTHSDKGAWNRVIIEKPFGHDLQSAQDLNKIVDSVFPADAVFRIDHYLGKETVQNMLAIRFANNLYEPIWNNNFVDSIQITMAEDIGIGSRAGYYDGIGAARDVIQNHLIQLLALVAMEEPTGFSAAAVRAEKEKVLSSMVLPPDLSKHTARGQYAAGWQAGVEVKGYLQEDGIPADSTTETFAAIRVDIENRRWAGVPFYVRTGKRLGRRVTEVAVILKRAPHLPFQSSHTVAKELGSNAIVFRIQPDEGMTVRFAAKVPGTRREIRNVNMDFQYGESFTQSSPEAYERLILDVLLGEPPLFPQHTEVELSWKILDPVLAHWAEQGQPEQYASGGWGPPSAYQMMANDGRSWRRP; encoded by the coding sequence ATGACCATGACCCACCACAATCCACTCCGAGATCGACGCGACCTACGCCTTCCCCGGGTCGCCGGACCCAGTGGGATGGTCATTTTTGGTGTAACCGGCGACCTGGCCCGTAAGAAGGTCATGCCAGCTATCTATGATCTCGCCAATCGTGGCCTGCTGCCGCCAAACTTTGCCCTCGTGGGCTTCGCCCGCCGCGACTATGAGAATCAGGATTTCGCCCAGATCGTTCACGATGCGGTTCGGGAGCATTCCCGGACCGAGTTCCGCGAGGAGGTCTGGGCACAACTATCCGAAGGGATTCGCTACGTCGCTGGTGATCTAGGCGACCCGAAAGCTTTTCAAGAGTTAGCCCGCGTGCTGGGTGAACTGGATCAGAATCGGGGCACCGGCGGTAATCACGCCTACTACTTTTCCATCCCGCCCCGATTTTTCCCGGTGGTGACCGAACAGTTGCAGGCCGCTGGGCTAACTCACTCAGACAAAGGGGCATGGAATCGGGTCATTATCGAGAAGCCATTCGGCCACGATCTGCAGTCGGCCCAGGATCTGAACAAGATTGTGGACAGTGTGTTTCCAGCCGATGCGGTCTTCCGGATTGACCATTATCTGGGTAAGGAAACGGTGCAGAACATGTTGGCGATTCGTTTCGCCAACAACCTGTACGAACCCATTTGGAACAACAATTTCGTCGACAGCATCCAAATAACCATGGCTGAGGACATCGGCATTGGCAGTCGGGCCGGCTACTACGACGGTATTGGCGCTGCTCGGGATGTGATCCAGAACCATCTGATCCAGTTGCTGGCCCTAGTGGCGATGGAGGAGCCGACGGGCTTCAGCGCCGCAGCCGTGCGGGCGGAGAAGGAGAAAGTGCTCAGTTCCATGGTGCTACCACCGGATCTGAGCAAGCACACCGCTCGCGGCCAGTATGCCGCCGGCTGGCAGGCTGGCGTGGAAGTCAAGGGTTACCTGCAGGAGGACGGTATTCCGGCGGACTCAACCACCGAAACCTTCGCCGCCATCCGGGTGGATATTGAGAATCGTCGCTGGGCAGGCGTGCCATTCTACGTTCGGACCGGCAAACGACTCGGACGTCGAGTGACCGAGGTCGCCGTCATCTTGAAACGCGCGCCGCACCTGCCGTTCCAAAGTTCGCATACGGTAGCCAAGGAACTTGGCTCCAACGCCATCGTGTTCCGGATCCAGCCAGACGAAGGTATGACCGTTCGGTTCGCCGCGAAGGTTCCCGGTACTCGCCGAGAGATTCGCAACGTGAACATGGACTTCCAGTACGGCGAATCATTCACACAGTCCTCCCCCGAGGCCTACGAACGGCTCATCTTGGATGTACTGCTGGGCGAGCCACCACTCTTCCCGCAGCACACCGAAGTCGAACTGTCATGGAAGATCTTGGATCCAGTTCTCGCGCACTGGGCGGAACAAGGGCAACCGGAACAGTACGCGTCTGGAGGCTGGGGGCCACCCTCCGCGTACCAAATGATGGCTAACGATGGGCGTAGTTGGAGGCGGCCATGA